In the Mya arenaria isolate MELC-2E11 chromosome 11, ASM2691426v1 genome, one interval contains:
- the LOC128209218 gene encoding uncharacterized protein LOC128209218, producing MRSQGYDGAANMCGRFRGVQARIRQQYPGAVYTHCKAHCLNLAIVYASTVIYTKNMMDLVQTIAFAFNYFAKRMLCFKEQLAEDQASKQEMEKRTKLQYLCATRWAARADALFTFVSAFTALNQRRMSSKLDM from the exons ATGAGAAGTCAGGGCTATGACGGCGCTGCTAACATGTGCGGAcg GTTCAGAGGTGTTCAAGCAAGGATAAGACAACAATATCCAGGAgctgtatacacacactgtaaggCACACTGTTTGAATCTTGCCATTGTTTACGCATCAACTGTTATCTACACAAAGAATATGATGGATCTTGTGCAAACCATCGCATTTGCGTTTAACTATTTTGCTAAGCGAATGCTTTGCTTTAAAGAGCAGCTAGCAGAAGATCAGGCTAGCAAGCAAGAGATGGAGAAAAGGACCAAACTTCAGTATCTCTGTGCAACGCGTTGGGCTGCCAGGGCTGACGCTCTATTCACGTTTGTGTCCGCATTTACAGCCTTGAATCAGCGCCGAATGAGCTCGAAACTGGACATGTAG
- the LOC128209206 gene encoding uncharacterized protein LOC128209206: protein MLPYEVRDACVQTTLEEANMTGILDLPYETMVAIFKHLEPVDDILTRLALVCLKWHDLLYCSGTLWKTINIDTTYYKSLHFRLVVGIFHFYGHHVQKLVWRENTTVYESIFSCLPRLKNLKVLRIPVLWTNRVIDDMCLLTGLENIQINGGFTLTDGHLFEIAKCLTNLKTVTLNACWRITINGVIAIVPNLQFLENVHLKVNSNLPLTDGRSETAIRNGLHIMKGLVFEPICNLVSVLCLHFVSMETEELLDVVKNLKNLFKLSISNCEHFHGIRLESDSLQKLCVFNIWSTTFISVHSPRLRQVTMDAGMESIERVEIFAENLRRAILNGSNSLRTLQIKSDKLIFLELCHSELIDKGCFRDVLRSNIKISRLRLGCISQDSLTLDENLIPCLQELCLLSDFSCEALHIRSPAIRLLHTKVEHDIITLHHLYIKANHLCKVALVGLPALKTVTVQCVSVDCIELNLCSDDQLHIESFVVHALNAIGFLRLFDCRVKMLVVSAQLAQTIVLYRCQMTDYVLQMALGGCSNISHLNLEKCTEICDVNISMRPLQYLNMYECTSLHRLSLDCPQLIAVNLGQCSNVKMYLRGVEQRLSGVAVPFRLVEPAKPIRWSHNFPPQEYRC from the exons ATGCTGCCGTACGAGGTCCGCGACGCCTGTGTGCAGACGACTTTAGAGGAAGCAAACATGACTGGAATATTGGACCTACCATACGAGACAATGGTCGCCATATTCAAACATCTCGAGCCGGTTGATGACATCTTAACGAGACTAGCGCTTGTCTGTCTAAAATGGCACGATCTGCTTTATTGCAGCGGAACTTTGTGGAAAACTATCAACATTGACACGACTTACTATAAGAGCTTGCACTTCCGGTTGGTCGTAGGCATATTTCATTTCTATGGACACCACGTGCAGAAGCTCGTTTGGCGAGAGAACACGACAGTTTATGAATCGATCTTTTCGTGTCTTCCACGACTTAAAAACTTGAAGGTGTTGAGAATCCCTGTTTTGTGGACGAACCGAGTTATTGACGACATGTGCTTACTTACGGGACTggaaaatattcaaatcaaCGGTGGTTTTACACTTACGGACGGACACCTGTTTGAAATCGCGAAGTGTTTGACTAACTTGAAAACAGTTACGCTGAACGCTTGCTGGAGGATTACGATTAATGGAGTCATTGCCATTGTGCCAAACCTACAGTTCTTGGAGAATGTACATTTGAAAGTCAATTCCAACCTGCCATTGACAGACGGAAGAAGCGAGACTGCCATCCGCAACGGTCTACATATCATGAAAGGCCTTGTGTTCGAGCCCATATGTAATCTCGTTAGCGTTCTGTGCCTGCATTTCGTTTCCATGGAAACAGAAGAGTTATTGGATGTCGTAAAGAACTTGAAGAATTTGTTCAAACTCAGTATAAGTAACTGTGAG CATTTTCATGGAATAAGGCTGGAGTCTGACAGTCTTCAGAAACTATGCGTGTTCAACATATGGAGTACAACATTCATCAGCGTGCACTCTCCGAGGTTACGACAAGTGACAATGGACGCTGGCATGGAGTCAATAGAACGCGTGGAAATCTTCGCCGAAAACTTGCGACGTGCAATTCTAAATGGGTCCAATTCGCTACGAACCTTACAGATAAAAAGTGATAAATTAATCTTTCTTGAACTTTGTCACTCTGAGCTCATTGACAAAGGATGTTTTAGAGATGTTCTAcgatcaaacattaaaataagtCGCTTACGTCTGGGATGCATATCTCAAGATAGCCTAACTCTTGACGAAAACCTGATTCCATGCTTACAAGAACTGTGCTTGTTGAGTGATTTTTCTTGTGAAGCATTGCATATACGCAGTCCAGCTATAAGGTTACTTCACACAAAGGTCGAACATGACATTATCACTTTACACCACCTCTACATAAAAGCAAACCACTTGTGTAAGGTCGCTTTGGTAGGACTTCCAGCGCTGAAAACAGTGACCGTACAGTGTGTTAGTGTTGACTGTATTGAACTGAATTTGTGCAGCGACGATCAGTTGCACATCGAGTCGTTTGTAGTGCACGCCCTGAACGCAATTGGATTTCTACGCCTCTTTGACTGCAGAGTAAAAATGCTAGTCGTCAGTGCGCAGCTCGCACAAACAATCGTGCTGTACCGGTGTCAGATGACTGACTACGTCCTGCAAATGGCCCTTGGTGGCTGTTCTAACATCTCGCATCTTAACCTCGAGAAATGCACCGAGATTTGTGACGTAAATATTTCAATGCGACCGTTGCAGTACTTAAACATGTACGAGTGTACCAGTTTGCATCGCCTCAGCCTCGACTGTCCTCAGCTGATTGCCGTGAATCTTGGTCAGTGCTCGAATGTGAAGATGTACTTACGGGGCGTTGAACAGCGCCTGAGTGGCGTGGCGGTTCCCTTCCGCCTGGTTGAGCCTGCCAAACCTATCCGATGGAGCCATAACTTTCCACCTCAAGAATATCGGTGCTAA